The Vicinamibacterales bacterium genome includes the window CTTCGTGACCTTTGTGGCGGAGCGCGCGGCGTTGCGCGTCTCGGCGCAGGCCACGCCGGCTGCCAACTGGACGCAGTTTCGCGGGGACTCGCGCCTGAGCGGCATCGCGGCCGCGGATCTGCCGGCGACGCTGTCGCTGAAGTGGACCTACGAGGCGGGGGAAACGATCGAGTCGTCGGCCGCGATCGTCGACGGCGTGGTCTACGCCGGCGCCGGGAGCGGCGAGCTGCTGGCGATCGACCTGGCGACCGGCAAGCTGCGGTGGAAGTACGCGACCGGGAATCTGCTCGGCGAGTCCTCGCCGGCCGTCGCCGGGGACCTTGTTTACATCGGCGACCTCGCCGGCGTCTTCCATGCGGTGCGCGTGAAAGACGGCTCCAAGGCGTGGACGTTCAGGACCGGGAGCGAGATCAAGTCGTCGCCGGTGCCGGCCGGCGCCATGGTGCTGATCGGCTCGTACGACACTCACCTCTACGCGCTCGATGCGAAGACGGGCGCGTTGAAGTGGAAGCTGAAGACGGACGGCCAGGTCCACGCGACGCCGGCGGTCGTCGACGGCACCATCTACTTCGGCGGCTGCGACGAAGAGTTCCGCGCCGTGCGCCTCGCCGACGGCAAGGTGCTGTTCAGCGTGCGGCTCGACGCCAACACCGGCTCCTCCACCGTCATCGACGGCACCCGCGCCTATCTCGGCACGTATGCCAACGATGTGGTTGCGGTGGACCTGAAGGCGCGGAAGATCGCGTGGCGCTATCAGGATCCGGATCGCCAGTTCCCGTTCAACTCGTCGCCGGCGTTGGCCGGCGGCCGCGTGATCATCGGCGGTCGCGACAAGTCGGTGCACGCCATCGACGCCGCGACCGGCAAGGCGGCATGGAAGTTCGCCACCCGGGCCCGCGTGGATTCCTCGCCGACGCTGGCCGGCGGACGCGTGTTCGTCGGATCGAGCGACGGCCGGCTCTACGCCCTGGACGCGAAAACGGGGGCGAAGCGCTGGGAGTACGAGGTCGGCGACGCGCTGACCGCCTCGCCGGCGATCGCCGGCGGCCGTCTCGTGATCGGCGCGCAGGACGGCCGGATTTATTGCTTCGGGTGAAACGAGTTCAATCGAAGGAGTCGAAGCGGGCGAAGGAGGCGAAGGGGCTTCGCGTCCGCGTCCGAAGGATCGAAGGGCGAAGGGTCGGCGGTCGAAGGAGCGCGTCTGAGTTCGCAGTGAACGGGAGTCGACGTTCCTTCGACCGTCGAACCTTCGAATCCCTGACTGGTCTCCTTCGAAGTTCCTTCGAAACCTTCACCTCCTTCGCTTCCTTCGATTAAAGGACAGGAATGGCAGACACGCCATCAGCGGGACTCGCCGAGCCGGAAGTCGGCAGCTACTTCGTCGCCACCTACCCGCCGTTCTCGGTGTGGTCGCCGGAGGCGGTGGCGCATGACGCGGTGCCGGCGCTGGCGGCACCAGCCGTGCCCGGGACGCCGCTCGGCCTCTACCTCCACATTCCCTTCTGCCGCAAGCGCTGCCACTTCTGC containing:
- a CDS encoding PQQ-binding-like beta-propeller repeat protein, with the translated sequence MIFVVFVTFVAERAALRVSAQATPAANWTQFRGDSRLSGIAAADLPATLSLKWTYEAGETIESSAAIVDGVVYAGAGSGELLAIDLATGKLRWKYATGNLLGESSPAVAGDLVYIGDLAGVFHAVRVKDGSKAWTFRTGSEIKSSPVPAGAMVLIGSYDTHLYALDAKTGALKWKLKTDGQVHATPAVVDGTIYFGGCDEEFRAVRLADGKVLFSVRLDANTGSSTVIDGTRAYLGTYANDVVAVDLKARKIAWRYQDPDRQFPFNSSPALAGGRVIIGGRDKSVHAIDAATGKAAWKFATRARVDSSPTLAGGRVFVGSSDGRLYALDAKTGAKRWEYEVGDALTASPAIAGGRLVIGAQDGRIYCFG